A single genomic interval of Clostridium facile harbors:
- a CDS encoding M20/M25/M40 family metallo-hydrolase yields MERTELLFQLGSQVGVSGLETSAIQFAKELIKPYAKKVVVDRGGSLLATIVEPKEGKPHILLDAHIDEIGLIVTGVTSGGFLRVAACGGVDRKLLLAQEVIVHGNRDVYAVVASKPPHLETADDQKKSPEIDQILLDTGLTEQQAKEWIPLGSRVSFCARPQQLLNGRVSCKSMDDRSGVASIFMALEQLKEKELSCGLSVLFSSQEETGERGAKTGAFGLGVTHCIAVDVSFAYTSDAPEHKCGKLSQGVMIGISPTLDVGISQELEELAKQYQIPYQLEVMGGATSTNADSLALTGAGIRCGLCSIPLRYMHTPIEVIDPQDVQSVADLLAAYVLKMGG; encoded by the coding sequence ATGGAAAGAACAGAATTATTATTTCAGTTGGGGAGCCAGGTTGGCGTATCCGGCTTAGAAACCTCTGCAATACAATTCGCAAAAGAATTAATCAAGCCTTACGCCAAAAAAGTTGTGGTTGATCGAGGTGGCAGCTTACTGGCAACAATTGTAGAGCCAAAAGAAGGAAAGCCACACATTTTGTTGGATGCACATATTGACGAAATCGGGTTGATTGTAACTGGAGTTACATCCGGTGGATTTTTACGTGTAGCAGCCTGTGGAGGAGTAGACCGAAAACTACTATTGGCGCAAGAAGTAATTGTACATGGAAATCGAGATGTATACGCAGTAGTTGCTTCGAAACCACCTCACTTAGAAACAGCAGATGACCAAAAAAAATCCCCTGAAATTGACCAGATTTTATTGGACACTGGATTGACAGAGCAACAGGCAAAAGAATGGATTCCATTGGGAAGCCGGGTGTCTTTCTGTGCCCGACCACAACAGCTGTTAAACGGAAGGGTTTCCTGCAAATCTATGGATGACCGTTCTGGTGTCGCTTCTATCTTCATGGCGTTAGAGCAGTTAAAGGAAAAGGAACTTTCCTGTGGTTTGTCCGTGCTGTTCAGTTCCCAGGAAGAAACTGGGGAACGGGGAGCAAAAACAGGCGCTTTTGGTTTAGGTGTGACCCATTGTATTGCAGTGGATGTCAGCTTTGCATATACCAGTGATGCTCCGGAACATAAATGTGGTAAACTGAGCCAAGGGGTGATGATTGGTATTTCCCCTACTTTGGATGTTGGAATTAGCCAGGAACTAGAAGAACTGGCAAAACAATATCAAATCCCTTATCAATTGGAAGTGATGGGGGGAGCCACTTCTACCAATGCGGATTCCTTGGCCTTAACTGGAGCGGGAATCCGATGCGGGCTTTGCTCGATTCCGCTCCGTTATATGCACACGCCGATTGAAGTAATCGACCCACAGGATGTGCAAAGTGTAGCAGACCTGTTGGCTGCCTATGTTTTGAAGATGGGGGGCTGA
- a CDS encoding M42 family metallopeptidase codes for MKEQLRKLCQINGISGREHKVREEILSQISSYCDDLHVDPLGNIIAFKKGKKTPKQKLLISAHMDEVGLIVTGITSDGMLRFAMVGGIDARVLVGRSVLVGNSIPGVIGTKAVHMQSAEEKAKATPVDQLYIDIGAKDKEDALQYVSLGESVCFQSEPVEFGNNCLKAKAIDDRFGCALMIQLLQSELPCDLYCSFVVQEEVGLRGAKVAAHDICPDIAIVLEATTAGDLAGVEELKQVCSLGKGPVIPFMDRATIYDYDLYQFAMETAKQHHIPCQTKTAVAGGNDAGAFSVSCGGIKTVSVSVPCRYLHSPCCVINWEDAENSLALVQAMLERFANE; via the coding sequence ATGAAAGAACAATTGAGAAAATTATGCCAGATCAATGGGATTTCTGGAAGGGAACACAAGGTAAGGGAAGAAATCTTATCTCAGATTTCCTCCTATTGTGATGACCTGCATGTGGACCCATTGGGCAATATTATCGCGTTTAAAAAAGGAAAAAAGACACCAAAACAAAAGCTTTTAATCTCCGCTCATATGGATGAGGTTGGACTGATTGTGACCGGAATTACCTCGGACGGTATGCTGCGGTTTGCCATGGTAGGAGGCATTGACGCCAGAGTGTTGGTAGGGCGTTCTGTGCTGGTTGGGAATTCTATCCCTGGTGTTATCGGGACCAAAGCAGTGCATATGCAGTCCGCTGAGGAAAAGGCAAAAGCAACCCCAGTAGACCAATTATATATCGATATTGGCGCCAAAGACAAAGAGGATGCGTTACAGTATGTTTCTTTGGGAGAAAGTGTTTGTTTCCAAAGTGAACCTGTAGAATTTGGAAACAATTGCTTGAAAGCAAAAGCCATTGATGACCGTTTTGGCTGCGCGTTAATGATACAGCTATTGCAATCAGAACTTCCCTGTGATTTATATTGCAGTTTTGTGGTACAGGAAGAAGTGGGTCTGCGAGGCGCAAAAGTAGCTGCCCATGACATTTGTCCGGATATTGCGATTGTGCTGGAAGCGACAACTGCTGGCGATTTGGCCGGAGTAGAAGAATTAAAGCAGGTATGTAGCTTGGGAAAAGGTCCTGTCATTCCATTTATGGACCGTGCCACCATTTATGATTATGACTTGTATCAATTTGCGATGGAAACAGCAAAGCAACATCATATTCCATGCCAGACCAAAACAGCAGTAGCTGGTGGAAATGATGCAGGGGCGTTTTCGGTTTCCTGCGGAGGGATCAAAACTGTATCAGTTTCTGTCCCTTGCCGTTACCTACATTCCCCTTGTTGTGTCATCAACTGGGAGGATGCGGAAAATAGCCTTGCTTTGGTTCAGGCAATGCTGGAAAGATTCGCAAACGAATGA
- a CDS encoding GNAT family N-acetyltransferase: MIVQIHQENKGLLEAFFQQVDHPQLLKIQAHYQAYGLQYPFCSFFVAEQDAVMALIHGVLLVYAKEFQPEYNEFFQWCGAGSISMNPVEGVRLPLAERKTGSLMVCSNPVSTSGISLSNGTIEQAFQILQQTFPEEYSQQSHDSWYCEMSHYIRHGVSKLFVTPGQATVTLFCENSKLAVLNQIAVCPSLHGNGIGSQFVGSLVNHLLHEKKSVWVYSRNQRTDRFYQRLGFVTVEQWCEYR, encoded by the coding sequence ATGATTGTACAGATTCATCAAGAAAATAAAGGACTGTTGGAGGCGTTTTTCCAGCAGGTAGACCATCCGCAGCTATTAAAAATACAGGCGCATTATCAGGCATATGGTTTACAATACCCCTTTTGCAGTTTTTTTGTGGCCGAACAAGATGCTGTAATGGCGTTAATCCATGGAGTCTTGCTAGTTTATGCAAAAGAATTTCAGCCAGAATACAATGAGTTTTTCCAGTGGTGTGGAGCGGGTTCCATTAGCATGAATCCAGTGGAAGGGGTTCGCCTTCCTTTGGCGGAACGCAAAACAGGCAGCCTGATGGTTTGCAGTAATCCTGTTTCCACCTCTGGAATTTCCTTGTCTAACGGAACGATTGAGCAGGCATTCCAAATCTTGCAACAGACGTTTCCAGAAGAATATTCCCAACAATCCCATGACAGTTGGTATTGTGAGATGTCCCATTATATTCGCCATGGGGTGAGTAAATTGTTTGTAACTCCGGGACAAGCGACAGTAACGTTGTTTTGTGAAAATTCCAAGCTGGCGGTTCTCAACCAGATTGCTGTTTGCCCCAGTTTACATGGAAATGGGATAGGCAGCCAGTTTGTGGGGAGTTTGGTAAACCATTTATTACACGAAAAAAAATCAGTTTGGGTATACAGCCGCAATCAGCGGACAGACCGTTTTTATCAACGGCTCGGTTTCGTAACCGTAGAGCAATGGTGTGAATACAGATAA
- a CDS encoding aminotransferase class I/II-fold pyridoxal phosphate-dependent enzyme: MIENFFSIDGKLLKLAQQAEVEAQEAFAQIEENSAYNEAKVLKAFIDNRVSESHFAGSTGYGYGDRGREALDAVFAQALGAEDALVRHNFVSGTHALTTALFGVLRAGDTMVSITGKPYDTMEEVIGIRGEGNGSLKDFGVSYRQVDLLENGEPDYDRIPEVVKGAKVVYLQRSRGYSLRPSFTIEVIGKMIAAARSTNPDAIVVVDNCYGEFVEKKEPLAVGADLIIGSLIKNPGGGIAETGGYIAGRKDLVELCSYRLTCPGMGKEVGCTLGQSRSMFMGLFFAPSVVANALKTSCFALKLFELLGFEVYPKCGDPRTDIIAAIQLGTPEGLVAFCQGIQKGSPVDAFVAPEPWDMPGYDSEVIMAAGAFTLGASIELSADAPLKEPYAVWLQGGLTYASGKTGILLAAQSMLEKGLLKL; the protein is encoded by the coding sequence ATGATTGAGAACTTTTTTTCCATTGATGGAAAATTATTGAAGCTTGCACAGCAGGCAGAAGTAGAGGCACAGGAGGCATTTGCCCAGATTGAAGAAAATTCCGCTTATAACGAAGCGAAAGTGCTAAAAGCATTTATTGATAATCGGGTAAGTGAAAGCCATTTTGCCGGCAGTACAGGATATGGCTATGGAGACAGAGGGCGAGAGGCGTTGGATGCTGTATTTGCCCAGGCATTGGGTGCGGAGGACGCTTTAGTGCGCCATAATTTTGTTTCTGGAACCCATGCGCTGACCACTGCGTTGTTTGGCGTACTGCGTGCAGGGGATACTATGGTATCCATTACTGGAAAGCCTTATGATACCATGGAAGAAGTGATTGGTATCCGTGGGGAAGGAAATGGTTCCTTAAAGGATTTTGGGGTTTCTTATCGCCAGGTAGACCTGTTGGAAAATGGGGAACCTGATTATGATCGGATTCCAGAAGTAGTAAAAGGGGCGAAAGTGGTTTATTTGCAGCGGTCCCGTGGATATTCTTTGCGCCCATCTTTTACAATTGAAGTGATTGGAAAAATGATTGCGGCAGCACGTTCCACGAATCCAGACGCTATTGTGGTTGTGGACAACTGTTATGGCGAATTTGTGGAAAAGAAGGAACCTTTAGCAGTTGGTGCGGATTTAATCATCGGGTCGTTGATTAAAAATCCAGGTGGCGGTATTGCAGAAACTGGTGGCTATATTGCGGGCAGAAAAGATTTGGTAGAGTTGTGTTCCTATCGTTTAACCTGTCCGGGAATGGGAAAAGAGGTTGGCTGTACCTTAGGACAGAGCCGTTCCATGTTTATGGGGCTGTTTTTTGCGCCAAGTGTAGTGGCAAACGCTTTGAAAACTTCCTGTTTCGCTTTAAAGCTATTTGAATTGTTAGGATTTGAAGTGTATCCCAAATGTGGGGATCCACGTACTGATATTATTGCGGCAATCCAGCTGGGAACGCCGGAAGGGTTGGTTGCGTTCTGCCAGGGAATCCAAAAGGGCTCCCCTGTGGATGCTTTTGTTGCGCCGGAACCTTGGGATATGCCAGGATATGATTCGGAGGTTATTATGGCAGCGGGTGCATTTACACTGGGTGCTTCCATTGAACTCTCCGCTGATGCTCCATTAAAGGAACCTTACGCTGTTTGGCTACAAGGAGGATTGACCTATGCCTCCGGTAAAACGGGGATTTTGTTGGCAGCCCAATCCATGTTGGAAAAAGGCTTGTTGAAATTGTAA
- the rplS gene encoding 50S ribosomal protein L19 produces the protein MDALKLIHESSMKKELPVVNVGDTVRVHVLIKEGDKERIQVFEGTVIAKKHGGVSETFTVRRIAYGVGVERVFPIHSPHVAKVELVRSGKVRRGKLYYLRDRVGKAAKVKEKI, from the coding sequence ATGGACGCTTTAAAATTGATCCATGAATCAAGCATGAAAAAAGAACTGCCTGTTGTTAACGTTGGTGACACAGTAAGAGTTCACGTTCTCATCAAAGAGGGCGACAAAGAGAGAATTCAGGTATTTGAAGGAACCGTTATCGCTAAAAAACATGGCGGTGTTTCCGAAACCTTCACAGTTCGTCGTATCGCTTACGGCGTAGGCGTTGAAAGGGTATTCCCAATTCACTCACCTCATGTTGCAAAAGTAGAATTAGTTCGCTCTGGTAAAGTTCGCCGTGGTAAACTGTACTACCTGCGTGACAGAGTTGGTAAAGCTGCTAAAGTTAAAGAAAAAATCTAA
- a CDS encoding acyl-CoA thioesterase, with amino-acid sequence MVSKTKIIARYAETDQMGIIHHSVYPVWYEAARTDFIKQAGMTYSEMEQAGVMLPLLELGCTYKSSAYYEDELTICTRVTKLTPSRIEFGYEVYRNGEEKPINFGFTKHAWTTTSLKPINMKKHFPEILAIAQKAAEQE; translated from the coding sequence ATGGTTTCAAAAACAAAAATTATTGCCCGCTATGCGGAAACAGACCAGATGGGGATTATCCATCATTCTGTTTACCCAGTATGGTATGAGGCAGCAAGGACAGATTTTATCAAACAGGCAGGTATGACCTACTCTGAAATGGAACAAGCCGGTGTAATGCTCCCATTGTTGGAATTAGGATGTACTTATAAAAGTTCCGCCTATTACGAAGATGAACTAACCATCTGTACCAGGGTCACAAAATTAACCCCTTCCCGCATTGAATTTGGATATGAAGTGTACCGCAACGGGGAAGAGAAACCAATTAATTTTGGATTTACCAAACATGCCTGGACAACAACCAGCTTGAAACCGATTAATATGAAAAAACATTTTCCAGAAATTTTAGCAATTGCTCAAAAAGCAGCTGAACAAGAATAA
- a CDS encoding AraC family transcriptional regulator, translated as MNRELVRHFEPVTAEEQHILERMKHGVKRIEKDLYTSTKGFTVESKKMMQKTGVLIDIRPHTRFISFPKHSHNYIEILYMCSGRTKHIINGNIEVTLNTGDLLFLNQYSTHEVLPASIDDIGINFIVLPEFFDVTFGMLEKENVLSNFIISTLCHNVNDSNYLHFKVADVLPIQNLVENLVWSIVYPQENDQEINQTTMGLLFMQLLNYTDTIEQVNPNQYKNSIVMKSLKYIEENYKEASLTELAAKLNQSVSNLSKLIKEQTHSTFKELLQTKRLHQAERLLNNTRIPITDIIGAVGYDNTSYFYRIFREKYHMSPKDYRRYHQGK; from the coding sequence ATGAACCGGGAATTGGTTCGTCACTTTGAGCCGGTAACAGCGGAAGAACAGCATATTTTGGAACGGATGAAACATGGGGTAAAGCGGATAGAGAAAGATTTATATACCTCTACAAAAGGATTTACGGTGGAAAGTAAAAAAATGATGCAAAAAACAGGAGTTTTAATTGATATCCGTCCCCATACCCGTTTTATTTCTTTTCCAAAGCATAGCCATAACTATATAGAAATTCTGTATATGTGTTCTGGTAGGACCAAGCATATTATCAATGGCAATATAGAGGTTACTTTAAATACAGGGGATTTGCTGTTTTTAAACCAATATTCTACCCATGAGGTGTTGCCTGCCAGTATTGATGATATTGGAATTAATTTTATTGTATTGCCGGAATTTTTTGATGTGACATTTGGAATGTTGGAAAAAGAAAATGTATTAAGCAATTTTATTATTAGCACTTTATGCCATAACGTTAATGATTCTAACTATTTGCACTTTAAAGTGGCAGATGTTTTACCAATACAGAATTTGGTGGAAAACCTGGTATGGTCGATTGTTTATCCACAGGAAAATGACCAGGAAATTAACCAAACTACAATGGGTCTGCTGTTTATGCAGCTATTAAATTATACAGATACTATTGAGCAGGTAAACCCAAACCAATATAAAAATTCTATTGTGATGAAATCCTTAAAATATATTGAGGAAAATTATAAAGAGGCCAGTTTGACAGAATTGGCTGCTAAATTAAACCAGTCTGTTTCTAATTTAAGTAAACTAATTAAAGAACAGACCCATTCTACTTTTAAAGAACTGCTACAAACTAAACGGTTACACCAGGCAGAACGGCTGCTTAATAACACAAGAATACCAATTACAGATATTATTGGGGCTGTAGGATACGATAATACCAGTTATTTTTACCGGATTTTCCGTGAAAAATATCATATGAGCCCAAAAGATTATCGCCGCTATCATCAAGGAAAATAA
- a CDS encoding L-rhamnose isomerase — MYDVNKGYEVAKEFYAQYGIDVDEAIKICNETPISMHCWQGDDVIGFEKKEGGLTGGIQTTGNYPGKARTPEELRADMEMAMKFIPGVKKVNLHANYLEADTFVDRNEIEPKHFEKWADWAVEKGIGLDFNPTYFSHPKSEVATLSSADEDIRKFWIEHGIRCRRIGDYFAKRTGKPCVINHWTPDGDKEFPVDTISPRLRMKDSYDQIFEATKDVTGVIDGIESKVFGIGAESYTVGSHEFCMGYVMSKGIDHIIMTLDTGHYHPTEVVSAKLGAVYAFSDNVLLHVSRPVRWDSDHVVNFDDETRAIMEELVRLGKLDKTYIATDFFDASINRVVAWVNGLRNVRKAILAALLQPVAMMKDLEAKGDNSSRLAVTQEFKAAPFNLVWDYYCAKENAGVGLEWLEEVKEYEKNVQSKRG; from the coding sequence ATGTACGATGTGAACAAAGGCTACGAAGTAGCGAAAGAATTTTACGCTCAGTACGGCATTGATGTTGATGAAGCAATTAAAATTTGTAATGAAACACCAATTTCTATGCACTGCTGGCAAGGCGATGATGTTATCGGTTTTGAAAAAAAAGAGGGCGGATTAACCGGTGGTATTCAAACAACAGGTAACTATCCTGGTAAAGCTAGAACTCCAGAAGAACTGCGCGCTGACATGGAAATGGCTATGAAATTTATTCCAGGTGTGAAAAAAGTAAACCTGCATGCGAATTATCTGGAAGCGGATACTTTTGTAGACCGTAATGAAATTGAACCAAAACACTTTGAAAAATGGGCTGATTGGGCTGTAGAAAAAGGTATTGGCTTGGATTTCAACCCTACATATTTCTCTCATCCAAAGAGTGAAGTAGCTACTTTATCTTCCGCTGATGAAGATATCCGTAAATTCTGGATTGAACACGGTATCCGTTGCCGTAGAATTGGCGATTATTTCGCAAAAAGAACTGGTAAACCATGTGTTATCAATCACTGGACACCAGATGGGGACAAAGAATTCCCAGTTGATACAATTAGCCCTAGACTGCGTATGAAAGACAGCTATGACCAAATTTTTGAAGCAACGAAAGATGTAACAGGTGTTATTGATGGTATTGAATCTAAAGTATTTGGTATTGGTGCTGAAAGCTATACAGTAGGTTCCCATGAATTTTGCATGGGCTATGTAATGAGCAAAGGTATTGACCATATTATCATGACTCTGGATACCGGCCACTATCATCCAACCGAAGTTGTTTCTGCGAAATTAGGTGCTGTTTACGCATTTTCTGATAATGTATTACTGCACGTTTCCCGTCCAGTTCGTTGGGACTCTGACCATGTAGTAAACTTTGATGATGAAACAAGAGCGATTATGGAAGAACTGGTTCGCTTGGGCAAATTGGATAAAACTTATATTGCAACAGACTTCTTTGATGCTTCTATCAACCGTGTTGTTGCTTGGGTTAACGGTTTGAGAAACGTTAGAAAAGCAATCTTAGCAGCTCTGTTACAGCCAGTAGCTATGATGAAAGATTTGGAAGCAAAAGGCGATAACAGCTCTAGATTGGCTGTTACACAAGAATTTAAAGCTGCTCCTTTCAATCTGGTTTGGGATTATTACTGTGCAAAAGAAAATGCAGGCGTAGGTCTGGAATGGTTGGAAGAAGTAAAAGAATACGAAAAAAATGTTCAATCTAAGAGAGGCTAA
- a CDS encoding ABC-F family ATP-binding cassette domain-containing protein yields the protein MSILTVEHVSHGFGARKILEDASFRLLKGEHIGLVGANGEGKTTFLNIITGKLMPDEGNISWCKRITTGYLDQYSTLTPGKTIREVLREAFQYLFDLEQEMMELYDKMGDCPPEEMDAMMEDVGEIQETLEHNGFYIIDSKIEEYANGLGLGEIGLDRDVTELSGGQRAKVLLTKLLLQNPMILILDEPTNFLDENHIAWLKNFLKNYKNAFILVSHDIPFLNDVVNVIYHVENAVLTRYTGNYEQFKEMYELKKRQLEQAYEKQQKEIAHLEDFIARNKARVATTNMAKSRQKKLDKMELIELAKEKIKPSFSFRTARTPGRCVITAENLVIGYDSPLTKPLNFILERNQKVAVKGVNGLGKTTLLKTLLGIQPAISGKVELDQFVEVGYFEQEVPDSSKTALDIIWEEYPSMTNAEVRAALARCGLTTEHITSQMKVLSGGENAKVRLCSLMLKECNLLVLDEPTNHLDVDAKEELKKAIREFKGTVLLVSHEPEFYQDVATEIWNVEDWTTKIV from the coding sequence ATGAGTATTTTAACGGTAGAACATGTAAGCCATGGTTTTGGGGCTAGAAAAATTTTAGAAGACGCTTCGTTCCGTTTATTAAAAGGGGAGCATATTGGGCTAGTTGGAGCCAATGGGGAAGGAAAAACCACCTTTTTAAATATTATTACAGGAAAATTGATGCCGGATGAAGGGAATATTAGCTGGTGCAAACGGATTACCACCGGCTATTTAGACCAGTATAGCACTTTAACTCCTGGAAAAACAATCCGTGAAGTATTACGGGAAGCGTTCCAATACCTGTTTGATTTGGAACAGGAAATGATGGAACTGTATGATAAAATGGGGGACTGTCCTCCGGAAGAAATGGATGCTATGATGGAAGACGTCGGGGAAATCCAAGAAACATTGGAACACAATGGGTTTTATATCATAGATTCCAAAATTGAGGAATACGCCAATGGTTTAGGCTTAGGAGAAATCGGACTGGACCGGGATGTAACCGAACTCAGTGGTGGACAGCGAGCCAAAGTGCTATTAACAAAATTGTTATTGCAAAACCCAATGATTTTGATTTTGGACGAACCTACTAACTTTTTGGATGAAAACCATATCGCTTGGCTGAAAAACTTTTTAAAGAACTATAAGAATGCCTTTATTTTGGTTTCCCATGATATTCCTTTTTTAAACGATGTAGTCAATGTGATTTACCATGTAGAAAATGCTGTTTTAACCCGCTATACTGGAAACTATGAACAGTTTAAGGAAATGTATGAGCTGAAAAAACGCCAGCTGGAACAAGCATATGAAAAACAGCAAAAAGAAATCGCCCATTTAGAAGACTTTATCGCAAGGAACAAAGCCCGAGTTGCCACAACCAACATGGCAAAAAGCCGGCAGAAAAAGCTGGACAAAATGGAATTGATTGAATTGGCAAAAGAAAAAATAAAACCCAGTTTTTCCTTCCGTACTGCTAGAACGCCAGGACGTTGCGTCATAACAGCGGAAAATTTAGTAATTGGATATGATTCCCCATTGACAAAACCACTGAACTTTATCTTGGAACGTAACCAAAAAGTTGCGGTAAAAGGGGTAAATGGTTTGGGGAAAACCACCTTATTAAAAACCCTGCTGGGTATACAGCCTGCAATTTCTGGAAAAGTAGAGCTAGACCAATTTGTAGAAGTGGGGTATTTTGAACAGGAAGTGCCCGATTCTTCAAAGACAGCATTGGATATCATTTGGGAGGAATATCCCAGCATGACCAATGCGGAGGTACGGGCAGCCTTAGCGAGATGTGGGTTGACCACGGAACATATTACCAGCCAAATGAAAGTATTATCTGGTGGTGAAAATGCGAAAGTACGTCTTTGTTCATTGATGTTAAAAGAATGCAATCTGTTGGTATTGGACGAACCAACCAACCACTTGGATGTAGACGCCAAAGAAGAATTGAAAAAAGCAATCCGTGAGTTTAAAGGGACAGTATTATTAGTAAGCCATGAACCAGAATTTTACCAGGATGTTGCAACCGAAATCTGGAATGTAGAAGACTGGACCACAAAAATCGTTTAG
- a CDS encoding DUF6506 family protein, which produces MKFAFLIMGDFQPKDRAAIHNGAAQIIGVTNLTEACEVAKQLYENGVACIELCGAFGESGAKEIIHATKNKIPIGYITHLPEQDTIYQSAFSK; this is translated from the coding sequence ATGAAGTTTGCGTTCTTAATTATGGGCGATTTTCAGCCAAAAGATCGGGCTGCTATCCACAACGGGGCAGCCCAGATAATAGGGGTAACCAATTTAACAGAGGCGTGTGAAGTGGCAAAGCAGCTATATGAAAATGGGGTTGCTTGTATTGAGTTGTGTGGGGCTTTTGGTGAATCTGGGGCGAAAGAGATTATCCATGCTACCAAAAATAAAATTCCCATTGGTTATATCACACATTTACCAGAACAGGATACCATTTATCAATCCGCTTTTTCAAAATAA
- a CDS encoding BMC domain-containing protein produces the protein MDNQQKQRIIQEFVPGKQITLAHIIANPVQELCEKLGMIDMDNEAIGVMTITPTEAVIIGADVASKAGGVSIAFVDRFNGSLVVSGDVDAVESSVDAVLDVLGNKMHFDTVPITRT, from the coding sequence ATGGATAACCAACAGAAACAAAGGATTATCCAGGAATTTGTTCCTGGTAAACAAATTACTCTTGCCCATATTATTGCGAACCCTGTACAGGAATTGTGCGAAAAGCTTGGTATGATTGATATGGACAATGAGGCAATTGGCGTTATGACGATTACACCAACCGAAGCTGTTATTATTGGTGCGGATGTGGCTTCCAAAGCAGGTGGTGTTTCTATTGCGTTTGTAGACCGTTTTAATGGCTCTTTGGTAGTGTCTGGGGATGTGGATGCGGTGGAATCTTCTGTAGACGCTGTGTTGGATGTATTGGGTAATAAAATGCATTTTGATACAGTGCCAATTACAAGGACCTGA
- a CDS encoding EutP/PduV family microcompartment system protein has translation MKKMMFVGAVSAGKTTLCQAVHNWELKYKKTQQVEFLNNIIDTPGEYAEFRIDYRVLAITAANADVVVLLQSVSDKRNIYAPGFCSMFNRPCIGVVTKIDLAEDEKELINAEKKLRHAGCTKIFRLSSVTQEGIKEFREFMEQ, from the coding sequence ATGAAAAAGATGATGTTTGTTGGGGCAGTCAGTGCTGGAAAGACCACCCTTTGCCAAGCTGTACACAATTGGGAGTTAAAATATAAAAAAACCCAGCAGGTAGAATTTTTAAATAATATTATTGATACACCAGGGGAATATGCGGAATTCCGTATTGATTACCGGGTGTTGGCGATTACTGCGGCCAATGCCGATGTGGTAGTGTTGCTGCAATCGGTCAGCGATAAAAGGAATATTTACGCACCTGGATTTTGCAGCATGTTTAACCGTCCCTGTATTGGTGTTGTAACGAAGATTGATTTGGCAGAAGATGAAAAAGAGCTGATCAATGCGGAGAAAAAGTTGCGCCATGCCGGATGTACAAAAATTTTCCGTTTAAGTAGTGTAACCCAGGAAGGGATTAAAGAGTTCCGAGAATTTATGGAACAATAG
- the sfsA gene encoding DNA/RNA nuclease SfsA, producing MYYPNIQQAVFLERPNRFIAHILVEGKEQLCHVKNTGRCKELLIPNTTIYVQHHDNPNRKTKYSLIAVQKGELLINMDSQVPNQIVAEWLKTGKLFPDLKLVKPETVFGSSRFDFYLETSQKKIFMEVKGCTLEQNGVMMFPDAPTQRGVKHIQELILAKQQGYDAYLIFVIQMKGARYFTPNRLTHPEFADVLLQAEKAGVNILAVDCMVMPDSIEIDQQVLIQL from the coding sequence ATGTATTACCCAAATATTCAACAGGCTGTTTTTTTGGAACGTCCCAACCGGTTTATTGCCCATATTTTAGTGGAAGGAAAAGAACAGCTCTGCCATGTGAAAAATACAGGACGATGTAAAGAACTACTAATACCAAATACTACAATTTATGTGCAGCATCATGATAATCCCAACCGGAAAACAAAATATTCTTTAATTGCCGTACAAAAAGGGGAACTGTTGATTAACATGGACTCCCAAGTTCCCAATCAGATTGTTGCAGAATGGTTAAAAACAGGAAAATTATTCCCCGATTTAAAACTGGTCAAACCAGAAACAGTATTTGGATCATCCCGTTTTGATTTTTATCTGGAAACTTCCCAAAAAAAGATTTTTATGGAAGTAAAGGGTTGTACGTTAGAACAGAATGGAGTTATGATGTTTCCAGATGCTCCAACCCAGAGGGGAGTAAAACATATTCAGGAATTGATTTTAGCGAAACAGCAGGGATACGACGCATATCTGATTTTTGTCATCCAGATGAAAGGTGCTCGATATTTCACCCCAAACCGTTTGACCCATCCTGAATTTGCGGATGTGTTGCTCCAAGCCGAGAAAGCAGGGGTAAATATTTTAGCGGTGGATTGTATGGTAATGCCGGATAGTATCGAAATTGACCAGCAGGTTCTAATTCAATTGTAG